The region AGTGCGTGGTGTTAGGCGGTGATGAAGGGAATGACTGAAAGTCGCGGTCTTGCGTACTTTGCGACCGTGAGCAAGTCCCAGACAGGATCTCTAACGGTCATAAATAAAGGTAAATTCGACAACTTTTGGGCCACCTCCTTCCCAAGTGTCAATGGCCAATTTTTTTTTTACCCAGTTTTGGCCAATAAAATTGACCCACCCATTCGTTCAACTATTCAGTTTTTCCTTCAGTCGATAACTCTCTCCCCCCAGATTACCGTTGTTCAATCAAAGATACGCCGGCAACTTGCATCCGTCGCACAAAAACTTCAGCAACCACTCTTGGTATTTCTTTCATAATATTTCAATTACCTGCGTTTCATAAAATACGAATAATATCAAGATAGATAATACCCCAAAAAAACAAGTGTAAGTCAACACTAGATATGCTAATTTTGTAATTATACAGAAACTTCATAATAAGTTGTTAGATTTCAGATAGGAGTAGATTATGGATTTTTGGAGCTGGGTATTGATAGTTGTCGCAGGGGTTGGTATCCCAATCGTGCAGGCCATTGGCGTGTCAAATAAAAAGACAACGATGGAGGAAAAGCTAAAATCCCTTCCTGATTTTTCTCCGACTCAAAAAATCATGGGGAATAATGGCGATACCGGCCTGGCGATTGATGAAAATCGAAAGAAAGTAGTACTGATTAAAAATGGCTCTTCTGGCGTAAACCTGAAACCAATTACATATCGCGATGTTCTTACTTCCGAAATCTTTGTAGATGGAGAGACAATCACCAAAACAGCGAGGGGAAGCCAGCTTGGCGGTGCACTTATTGGTGGTCTTGCGCTTGGTGGCGTTGGAGCAATAATCGGTGGGTTGTCTGGAAAAACAAAATCCTCCGAAAAGGTAAAGCGAGTTGACCTAAGAATAACCGTAAATGATACGAAGTCACCGCTTCATGATCTTAATTTCATGGATTTTAAAGGGAAGAAAGACGGCATAGTCTATAAATCGGCTATGGAGCAAGCTCGTCATTGGCATGGATTAGTTGCTGTCCTTATAAAAACGGCCGATAACGAAGATGAACGGCAAGAACGTATTGAGCCTTCCTCCAACGTAGAAAGTTCTACCCAGACCTCCCTGGCAGACGAGCTTTCAAAATTAAGCGATCTCCGAGATAAGGGTGTCTTATCAGAGGAAGAATTTTCCACACAGAAGCGGAAGCTGTTGTCCTAGCAGTGAACTCAAGAAATCTAACAATTTCAGGCACGGCGACGGCTGCTCCATTGCGGCTTCGCCTACATTCCGCAGCCGCGCGTGCTGATTGGCGTTAGCCATGAGTATAGACGAATCTGAATTCCTTATAGGCCGGAGAGATAGCAGTTCGCGTCTGGGCAAAGGGGGGGGGCAAACATGGATGGCTGGATAGTATTGATCGTGCTTGCTGGGCTTCCGATTCTCGCTTACTACCGTTTTCAAAATAACGCGAAAGCGATTGTGTGTATCTTCGACGCACTTTTCATAATAGTCGACAAATATGGCGACAGTAATGACAAAGAAGCCTACGAAGCACTTCTCGATAGGTATCGAAACAAAGACGGCAAGCTCACTAAGGTAAATTCTACTGTACTTTACCAACTGCGACGAGATGCGAGGTTCTTTATCGCTCAACATTTCGCCAATAAGGAAAGTGCCATGAAAATGTATGAAGCCTCTATTCGGAGTATCATTGAGAGATGATAACTCTAGGGACTTTCGAGCAACCTTTGTGAACGAACCATGACCTGTTACCTGGCACAAACTATCCGGCTGAGATGACGGGCACACGAGGGCGGCCCCGATCTACAGAACATAACAGTTACCACGTGGCCTCTGTCCGAGATGGGTAAGCAAAGTATGGCGAACTTGAAGGAACGAATAGCCCATTGAAACCATGAATGAGACAAGGCACAATTACTTCAAAGATGATCTTGAAACGCTGCTACTACCACGATTGGTGAGCGAAGTTTTCCACGTGACAAAGATTGACCATCAATAAACGCCAGGTCAGTGCGCTGCTGGACTTTGGCTACTATTGATCAACGACAGTGTCAAGGGTCAAGGTTATTTTCCACCCCCGTGGTCACGCTTATTTTCCACCTCTTTGGTTTTTGGCGTAGAAAGTCACTGTTGATTTCTCCTTTCTGGACTTAGTCTCTTTCTGAACGATTCTCCTTTCATTGCGATATGATGTGCCC is a window of Desulfurispira natronophila DNA encoding:
- a CDS encoding SHOCT domain-containing protein, with amino-acid sequence MDFWSWVLIVVAGVGIPIVQAIGVSNKKTTMEEKLKSLPDFSPTQKIMGNNGDTGLAIDENRKKVVLIKNGSSGVNLKPITYRDVLTSEIFVDGETITKTARGSQLGGALIGGLALGGVGAIIGGLSGKTKSSEKVKRVDLRITVNDTKSPLHDLNFMDFKGKKDGIVYKSAMEQARHWHGLVAVLIKTADNEDERQERIEPSSNVESSTQTSLADELSKLSDLRDKGVLSEEEFSTQKRKLLS